One Methylosarcina fibrata AML-C10 DNA segment encodes these proteins:
- the lptC gene encoding LPS export ABC transporter periplasmic protein LptC has product MRLRDFKVYLYLGGIALLSWLLVKLTGFELIAPGAVPPHSPDFFSAGYTKNEMDASGRLKSKLIADRMIHYSDDGTTHLENPLMYFYNEAAPPWRVRSEKGVMSADGKNLILNGKVSVVRDEAEGVKPVTINTSNVRVKPETSYAETDEWAELISAANRTTGIGMKLFFAEPVRVELLANVKGQYESK; this is encoded by the coding sequence ATGAGATTACGGGATTTCAAAGTTTACCTCTATCTGGGAGGAATTGCTCTTTTAAGCTGGCTTCTGGTTAAATTGACCGGTTTCGAGCTGATCGCGCCGGGCGCCGTTCCGCCCCACAGTCCGGATTTTTTCAGCGCGGGTTACACCAAGAACGAAATGGACGCCTCCGGCCGACTGAAAAGTAAACTGATTGCCGACAGAATGATCCATTACAGCGACGACGGCACCACTCATCTGGAGAACCCTTTGATGTATTTCTATAACGAAGCCGCTCCGCCCTGGAGGGTTCGCTCGGAAAAGGGCGTGATGTCTGCGGACGGCAAGAACCTGATTCTGAACGGCAAGGTTTCGGTGGTGCGCGATGAAGCCGAAGGCGTCAAGCCGGTCACGATCAATACGTCCAACGTCAGAGTCAAACCGGAAACCAGCTATGCCGAAACCGACGAATGGGCGGAACTGATCAGCGCCGCGAACAGAACGACCGGAATCGGGATGAAACTGTTTTTCGCCGAGCCGGTTCGAGTGGAGCTGCTGGCTAACGTCAAGGGGCAATATGAATCAAAATAA
- the lptA gene encoding lipopolysaccharide transport periplasmic protein LptA, with protein MNQNKPTRFFRTGLWLSVFYSAAVLALESDADQPITIDSNTATYDDKAQVSIYTGDVISIQGSIRVNSDKLTVYFVNGEADKLVFTGDKAKFKQTPEVGKEDITGEALIGEYYPKKNLLILKNQAVVWQGTGTYASDYIQYDIKTSLVKAGEKDSDDKRVRVVIKPKPKQQ; from the coding sequence ATGAATCAAAATAAACCGACCCGTTTCTTTCGTACGGGACTTTGGCTGTCCGTTTTTTACAGTGCCGCCGTGCTTGCGCTGGAGAGCGACGCCGATCAGCCGATCACGATCGATTCCAATACCGCCACCTACGACGACAAGGCGCAAGTCAGCATTTACACCGGCGACGTGATCTCGATTCAGGGCAGCATCCGCGTGAACTCGGATAAACTGACCGTCTATTTCGTCAACGGCGAAGCCGACAAACTGGTCTTTACCGGCGATAAGGCCAAGTTCAAACAAACTCCCGAGGTAGGCAAGGAAGACATTACCGGCGAGGCGCTGATCGGCGAATATTATCCGAAAAAGAATTTGTTGATATTGAAAAACCAGGCCGTCGTCTGGCAAGGCACCGGCACGTATGCCAGCGATTACATCCAATACGACATCAAGACCTCGCTGGTCAAGGCCGGAGAAAAAGACTCGGACGACAAACGGGTGCGCGTCGTCATCAAACCGAAACCGAAACAGCAGTAA
- the lptB gene encoding LPS export ABC transporter ATP-binding protein gives MATLAANQLVKTFNHRNVVNGVTMHVNTGEIVGLLGPNGAGKTTSFYMMVGLIKADSGSITLDSRDITHHPMHLRAQLGVGYLPQEPSVFRKLSVADNLRAVLQIRPDLTRGQIELVIEELLQEFHILHLREQKALSLSGGERRRVEIARALATNPHFILLDEPFAGVDPISVDDIKKIIEHLKYRGIGILITEHNVRETLGICDRAYILNEGRVIAEGGADAIVANEEVRKVYLGSNFSL, from the coding sequence ATGGCCACACTAGCGGCAAACCAGCTTGTCAAAACCTTCAATCACCGCAACGTCGTCAACGGGGTGACCATGCACGTCAATACCGGCGAAATCGTCGGCCTGCTGGGACCCAACGGCGCCGGAAAAACCACCAGCTTCTACATGATGGTCGGTTTGATCAAGGCCGATTCCGGCAGTATTACGCTGGATTCCCGGGACATTACCCACCATCCGATGCATCTTCGGGCGCAACTGGGCGTCGGCTATCTGCCGCAGGAGCCCTCGGTCTTCCGGAAACTGAGCGTTGCCGACAACCTCCGGGCGGTACTGCAAATCCGGCCGGATCTGACCCGTGGCCAGATCGAGCTGGTGATTGAAGAATTGCTGCAGGAGTTTCACATTCTGCATCTGCGCGAACAAAAGGCGTTGAGCCTGTCGGGAGGCGAGCGGCGGCGCGTGGAAATCGCCCGGGCACTGGCGACCAATCCCCATTTTATCCTGCTGGACGAGCCTTTCGCGGGCGTCGATCCGATCTCGGTCGACGACATTAAAAAAATCATAGAGCATTTGAAATATCGGGGAATCGGCATCTTGATCACCGAGCACAATGTCCGGGAGACCCTAGGCATTTGCGACCGGGCGTATATACTAAACGAAGGCCGGGTGATCGCCGAAGGCGGCGCCGACGCCATTGTTGCCAATGAAGAAGTGCGCAAAGTATATTTAGGCAGCAACTTCAGTTTGTAA
- a CDS encoding RNA polymerase factor sigma-54 — MKQSFHLRLGQQMTMTPQLQQAIKLLQMSTLDLQHEIEQALESNMMLEISEEESGFQTLEPVPEKRTELSDQVTSEGSQTEIPDELPIDSSWEDVFEFSPEFGAANSEEVEFETQSSKTSSLLDHLLWQLDLTKFSERDHAIAVAIIDSIDEDGYLIGSLEDVYQGLKGQLDDLDLDEVQAVLHRIQHFDPPGVAAADLGDCLRLQLSQLPECTPYREEALTLVTRHLDLLAHHERSKLMRRLGLNEHALNEVVALIRTLDPKPGARLKSESSEYVIPDVYVVKKNGKWQVNLNPDIAPKLRINPFYSSMIKRADDSKDNVCMKDHLQEARWFIKSLNSRNDTLLRVARSIVEKQAGFLEHGSIAMKPMVLKEIAEELELHESTISRVTTQKYMHTPQGIYEFKYFFSSHVSTEGGGECSSTAIRAFIKELIANENPIKPLSDSKIADLLNEKGINVARRTIAKYREAMLIPPSSERKRFL, encoded by the coding sequence ATGAAACAATCTTTCCATCTTCGGCTCGGCCAGCAGATGACGATGACGCCTCAATTGCAGCAGGCGATCAAGCTGCTGCAAATGTCGACATTGGATTTGCAGCACGAAATAGAGCAAGCCCTCGAATCCAATATGATGCTGGAGATAAGCGAGGAGGAGAGCGGCTTTCAAACGCTCGAGCCGGTTCCCGAGAAAAGAACCGAACTTTCGGATCAGGTCACCAGCGAAGGATCGCAGACGGAAATTCCCGATGAATTGCCGATCGATTCGTCGTGGGAGGACGTTTTCGAGTTTTCGCCCGAATTCGGCGCCGCGAACTCCGAAGAGGTCGAATTCGAAACGCAAAGCAGCAAAACCTCGAGTTTGCTCGACCATCTCTTGTGGCAACTGGATTTGACCAAGTTTAGCGAACGCGATCATGCCATTGCGGTGGCGATCATCGATTCCATCGACGAAGACGGTTATTTGATCGGTTCGCTCGAAGACGTTTATCAGGGGCTTAAAGGCCAACTGGACGATCTCGATCTCGACGAAGTCCAGGCGGTGCTGCATCGAATTCAGCACTTCGATCCGCCGGGCGTTGCGGCGGCCGATTTGGGCGATTGCCTGCGCCTGCAACTGTCGCAGCTTCCGGAGTGCACACCCTACCGGGAGGAAGCGCTGACGCTGGTGACGCGCCATCTGGACCTCCTGGCTCATCATGAGCGGAGCAAACTGATGCGCCGCCTGGGTCTGAACGAGCATGCCCTGAACGAGGTGGTGGCTTTAATCCGGACGCTGGATCCCAAACCCGGCGCGCGCTTGAAAAGCGAAAGCTCCGAATACGTGATTCCCGACGTCTACGTCGTCAAGAAAAACGGAAAATGGCAGGTCAACCTGAATCCCGACATTGCTCCGAAACTGCGCATCAATCCTTTTTATTCGTCGATGATCAAAAGGGCGGACGACAGCAAGGACAACGTCTGCATGAAAGATCACCTGCAGGAAGCCCGATGGTTCATCAAAAGTCTCAACAGCCGCAACGATACGTTGCTGCGGGTGGCGCGAAGCATTGTCGAAAAGCAGGCCGGTTTTCTCGAACACGGCTCCATCGCCATGAAGCCGATGGTATTGAAGGAAATCGCCGAAGAGCTGGAATTGCACGAGTCCACGATCTCCCGCGTGACCACGCAAAAATACATGCATACGCCGCAAGGCATCTACGAATTCAAGTATTTTTTTTCCAGCCACGTCTCGACCGAAGGCGGCGGCGAGTGCTCGTCGACCGCGATCCGTGCCTTCATCAAGGAATTAATCGCCAACGAAAATCCCATCAAACCGTTAAGTGATAGTAAAATAGCCGATTTATTAAATGAAAAAGGCATCAACGTGGCTCGCAGAACCATAGCCAAGTATCGGGAAGCCATGCTCATCCCGCCTTCAAGCGAAAGAAAGCGCTTTCTATAA
- the hpf gene encoding ribosome hibernation-promoting factor, HPF/YfiA family, with protein MHVIVTGHHLEITEALKAHIDAKFEKLARHFDNVTDVHVILTVEKLVQKAEATLQISGAKLFAEDSQEDMYVAIDNMVDKLDRQITKYKEKNWGHR; from the coding sequence ATGCACGTAATCGTAACAGGCCATCATCTTGAAATTACCGAGGCGCTCAAGGCGCACATCGACGCAAAATTTGAGAAATTGGCGCGTCATTTTGATAATGTTACCGACGTCCACGTTATTCTGACCGTAGAAAAATTGGTTCAAAAAGCCGAAGCCACACTGCAGATCAGCGGCGCCAAACTGTTCGCCGAGGATTCCCAGGAGGACATGTACGTAGCCATCGACAATATGGTCGACAAGCTGGATCGTCAGATCACCAAATACAAAGAGAAAAACTGGGGACACAGATAA
- the rapZ gene encoding RNase adapter RapZ, producing MKLLIISGLSGSGKSIALETLEDCGYFCIDNLPVTLLEDFINRVMLEDSKTYAKTAISIDSRNQLEKLPYFSDSMNLIRSKKIDCEVVFMQAEESTLLKRYSETRRKHPLTDFNVPLSEALKIEKEMLAPISRYASVVIDTSRTHYHQLRELIREQFHERDIKHISLQFQSFGYKHGIPLDADFIFDARSLPNPHWVPELRPKTGKDQDVVEFLKAQPLVAEFFQDVSHFLERWIPRFEAEGRSYLTVGIGCTGGQHRSVYLVDALARKFRSPVLNVIVRHRELH from the coding sequence ATGAAGCTATTGATTATCAGCGGCCTTTCCGGCTCGGGCAAAAGCATCGCGCTGGAGACGCTCGAAGACTGCGGTTATTTTTGCATCGACAACTTGCCGGTGACGCTGCTCGAGGACTTCATCAATCGTGTGATGCTGGAGGACTCCAAGACCTACGCCAAAACGGCCATCAGCATCGATTCCCGGAATCAGTTGGAAAAACTTCCTTATTTTTCCGACAGCATGAACCTGATCCGCAGCAAAAAAATAGATTGCGAAGTCGTTTTCATGCAGGCGGAAGAATCCACTTTGCTGAAGCGCTACAGCGAAACGCGCCGTAAACATCCGTTGACCGATTTCAATGTTCCGCTGTCGGAAGCATTGAAAATCGAAAAGGAAATGCTGGCTCCGATTTCACGTTACGCCAGCGTTGTTATCGATACCAGCCGGACGCACTATCATCAGTTACGCGAGCTGATCCGAGAGCAGTTCCATGAGCGGGACATCAAACACATCTCGCTGCAATTCCAGTCGTTCGGTTACAAGCACGGCATCCCGCTGGACGCCGATTTCATTTTCGACGCCAGAAGCCTGCCCAACCCGCACTGGGTTCCCGAATTGCGCCCCAAGACCGGCAAAGACCAGGACGTCGTCGAATTCCTTAAAGCGCAGCCTCTGGTCGCCGAATTTTTTCAGGACGTCAGCCATTTTCTCGAACGCTGGATTCCCCGATTCGAAGCCGAAGGCCGAAGTTATCTGACCGTGGGTATCGGCTGCACCGGCGGCCAGCACCGCTCGGTCTATCTGGTCGATGCCCTGGCCCGGAAATTCAGAAGCCCCGTGCTCAACGTGATCGTCCGCCATCGTGAATTGCATTAA
- a CDS encoding Lon protease family protein: MTHTPVDPSQLYKPCDLSQWTFSSTEELEDIDLGVGQERAIEAIKFGIRIRQNGYNIFALAPSGTGKLTSVTQLAEHEAVRQAVPSDWCYVHNFSHPAKPAAIRLEPGHGRIFQADMEELIDELSVAIPAAFDGDEYRARVGELESDSRQREIDQLSQLRDEAANAHIILTETPTGFAFMPGDEKDQPIGSEEFNKLDKAKQHEIQNTIYEFQNRLQALLKKFPAWRKETKRKLQALNREVAELAVNHSIDDLLEKYAKHEVILDYLKDVKADVIEHIRDFIPHSDKVPPFMELAQEPNPFKRYQVNLMVDFSGTRSAPVVYEDHPNYGNLLGRIDHQAYMGSLVTDFTMIKPGVLHKANGGYLILDAQKLLLQPYAWETLKRTLQAGEIRIESLERALSLISASSLEPAPIPLDVKVILLGDPLIYYLLSAYDSEFQDLFKVAADFDDVVSRADKNHEYVRLLATLSRREKLRPLTRNAVARVVEHSARMAGDAEKLLTHLRSIKDLLTEADFWAENNGHNQITNSDVQQAIDHRTRRLDKIREKLYENIHRGTVLIDTAGKVAGQINGLSVLQLGGFSFGQPSRITATTRLGAGRIVDIERETKLGGAIHSKGVLILSSYIGAHYARKSPFSLSASVVFEQSYGQVEGDSASLAELCVILSSLTQVPLRQDLAITGSLNQLGQVQPIGGVNEKIEGFFDICAKQGLSGSQGVIVPSANLKHLMLRWDVVHAAQTGQFHIYAVSTVDQALELLTGMAAGRPDDRGNYPPDTFNGRVEAQLAQFATIKKALGPTRKTGSATIRPPEENDR; encoded by the coding sequence ATGACCCATACACCTGTCGATCCGTCACAACTCTATAAACCTTGCGATCTCTCCCAATGGACCTTTTCTTCCACCGAAGAACTGGAAGACATTGATTTGGGCGTCGGCCAGGAACGCGCCATAGAAGCGATCAAATTCGGCATTCGCATACGTCAGAACGGCTACAATATTTTTGCTCTGGCGCCTTCGGGCACCGGCAAACTCACTTCGGTGACCCAATTGGCCGAGCACGAGGCTGTCCGGCAAGCGGTGCCGTCCGACTGGTGCTACGTTCACAATTTCAGCCATCCCGCCAAACCGGCGGCCATCCGGCTGGAACCGGGACACGGCCGGATTTTTCAGGCCGACATGGAAGAACTGATCGACGAATTGAGCGTCGCGATCCCGGCCGCTTTCGACGGCGACGAGTACCGCGCACGCGTCGGAGAGCTGGAGAGCGATTCGCGCCAACGCGAAATCGACCAGCTCAGCCAGTTGCGCGATGAGGCGGCCAACGCACATATCATCCTGACCGAAACTCCGACCGGCTTCGCCTTCATGCCCGGCGACGAGAAGGATCAGCCGATCGGTTCTGAAGAATTCAACAAGCTCGATAAAGCCAAACAACACGAAATCCAGAATACTATCTACGAATTTCAAAATCGCCTGCAAGCCTTGCTGAAGAAATTTCCCGCCTGGCGCAAGGAAACCAAGCGTAAACTACAGGCGCTCAACCGGGAAGTCGCCGAACTGGCGGTGAATCACTCGATCGACGACCTGCTGGAAAAATACGCCAAACACGAAGTGATACTGGACTATCTGAAAGACGTCAAAGCCGACGTCATCGAGCACATCCGGGATTTCATTCCGCACAGCGACAAAGTCCCGCCCTTTATGGAACTGGCGCAGGAGCCCAATCCCTTCAAGCGCTACCAGGTCAATCTGATGGTCGACTTCAGCGGCACCCGGAGCGCTCCGGTCGTCTACGAAGACCACCCCAACTACGGCAACCTTCTGGGCCGCATCGACCATCAGGCCTATATGGGCTCTCTCGTGACCGATTTCACGATGATCAAGCCCGGCGTGCTGCATAAGGCCAACGGCGGCTATCTGATTCTCGATGCGCAAAAGCTGCTGCTTCAGCCCTATGCCTGGGAAACCCTCAAACGCACCCTGCAGGCCGGAGAAATCCGCATCGAATCCCTGGAACGCGCGCTCAGCCTGATCAGCGCGTCCTCCCTGGAGCCGGCGCCGATACCGCTGGACGTCAAGGTGATTCTGCTCGGCGACCCGCTGATTTATTACCTTTTGAGCGCCTATGATTCCGAATTTCAGGACCTGTTCAAAGTGGCCGCCGATTTCGACGACGTGGTTTCCAGAGCGGACAAGAACCACGAATACGTCCGTCTGCTGGCGACGCTGTCTCGGCGTGAAAAATTACGTCCCCTGACCCGGAACGCGGTGGCCAGGGTCGTCGAACACAGCGCCCGGATGGCCGGGGATGCCGAAAAATTGCTGACTCATTTGCGGAGCATCAAGGATCTTCTGACCGAAGCCGATTTTTGGGCGGAAAACAACGGCCACAACCAAATTACCAACAGCGACGTCCAGCAGGCGATCGACCACAGAACCCGAAGACTCGACAAGATCAGGGAAAAACTCTACGAAAACATCCATCGCGGCACGGTACTGATCGATACCGCGGGCAAAGTGGCGGGCCAGATCAACGGCCTTTCGGTTTTGCAACTGGGCGGCTTCAGTTTCGGCCAGCCGTCCCGAATCACGGCGACCACGCGCCTCGGCGCCGGCAGGATCGTCGACATCGAGCGGGAAACGAAGCTCGGCGGCGCCATCCATTCGAAAGGCGTCCTGATTCTGTCAAGCTACATCGGCGCCCACTATGCGCGAAAAAGCCCGTTTTCGCTCTCGGCCAGCGTCGTTTTCGAACAATCCTACGGCCAGGTCGAAGGCGACAGCGCTTCCCTGGCGGAACTGTGCGTCATTCTGTCCTCGTTGACGCAGGTTCCTTTGCGGCAGGATCTGGCAATCACCGGTTCTCTGAACCAATTGGGCCAGGTTCAGCCGATCGGCGGCGTCAACGAAAAAATCGAAGGATTTTTCGACATTTGCGCCAAACAGGGCTTGAGCGGCAGCCAGGGCGTGATCGTCCCGTCCGCCAACCTCAAACACTTGATGCTGCGCTGGGACGTGGTCCATGCGGCGCAAACCGGGCAATTTCACATTTATGCGGTAAGCACCGTCGATCAAGCGCTGGAACTGCTGACCGGCATGGCCGCCGGCCGTCCCGACGACCGGGGCAACTATCCGCCGGACACCTTTAACGGACGGGTCGAAGCTCAACTGGCGCAGTTCGCCACGATAAAAAAAGCCCTTGGCCCGACCCGGAAGACCGGTTCTGCAACAATCCGTCCGCCGGAAGAAAACGATCGATAA
- a CDS encoding DnaJ C-terminal domain-containing protein translates to MEYKDYYKIMGLAKEATPEEIKRAYRRLARKYHPDVSKEPNAEAKFKELGEAYEVLKDPKKRAAYDQIGQNWQEGQRFTPPPDWAPDFGFGGGFTGAHGSGFSDFFEALFGGGFRPGEAGGSRQEFHAHGRDQHARIQIDLEDAYQGGEHVISLNAPEIDAGGHVVSRIRTLSVKIPKGVKAGQRIRLAAQGTPGMGGGTPGDLYLEIEFKPHRLFRAKERDIYLELPVTPWEAALGATVGVPTLGGKVELKIPAGSQTGRQLRLKGRGLPGNPPGDQYVTLKIMAPPAATEAARKLYEQMAKTMPMNPRNEMGG, encoded by the coding sequence ATGGAATATAAAGATTATTACAAAATCATGGGCCTTGCCAAGGAGGCGACGCCGGAGGAAATAAAACGGGCTTACCGGAGGCTGGCCCGGAAATATCATCCCGACGTCAGCAAGGAACCGAATGCGGAAGCCAAGTTCAAGGAACTGGGCGAGGCCTATGAAGTGCTTAAGGATCCCAAAAAACGGGCCGCCTACGATCAGATAGGGCAAAATTGGCAGGAAGGTCAGCGCTTCACCCCGCCTCCCGACTGGGCTCCCGATTTCGGTTTCGGCGGCGGTTTCACGGGCGCGCACGGTTCGGGCTTCAGCGATTTTTTCGAGGCCCTGTTCGGCGGCGGTTTCAGACCCGGCGAAGCCGGTGGCTCCCGTCAGGAATTTCATGCGCACGGCCGGGATCAGCATGCCAGGATTCAGATCGATCTGGAGGATGCCTATCAGGGAGGAGAACACGTGATCTCGCTCAATGCGCCTGAAATCGATGCCGGAGGCCATGTCGTTTCCAGAATCCGCACGCTCAGCGTCAAGATCCCCAAAGGCGTCAAGGCGGGACAGCGCATTCGACTGGCGGCGCAGGGAACTCCGGGTATGGGCGGCGGCACTCCCGGCGATCTCTATCTCGAAATCGAATTCAAGCCGCACCGGCTGTTTCGGGCCAAAGAACGGGATATTTATCTGGAATTGCCGGTAACGCCATGGGAAGCCGCCTTGGGCGCCACGGTCGGCGTGCCCACGCTGGGAGGAAAGGTTGAACTAAAAATTCCCGCGGGCTCTCAAACCGGCAGACAACTCCGTTTGAAGGGCCGGGGACTTCCCGGCAATCCTCCCGGAGATCAATACGTGACCCTGAAAATAATGGCCCCGCCGGCGGCAACGGAGGCGGCCAGAAAACTCTACGAACAGATGGCCAAAACCATGCCGATGAATCCGCGCAATGAGATGGGAGGATGA
- a CDS encoding chaperone modulator CbpM, which yields MKKELLVISGTLLDETMRFTLVELCRYAEATPERVIEMVDEGVLEPQGASVHTWRFDTKALKRLQIAIRLQNDLGVNLPGSALILDLLEEMETLRQQLGH from the coding sequence ATGAAGAAGGAATTGTTGGTTATCTCCGGCACCCTTCTGGATGAAACGATGCGCTTTACCCTGGTTGAACTGTGCCGATACGCCGAAGCCACGCCGGAACGCGTCATCGAAATGGTCGACGAAGGCGTATTGGAACCGCAGGGGGCTTCGGTCCATACCTGGCGTTTCGATACCAAGGCCTTGAAGCGCTTGCAAATCGCCATCCGCCTGCAGAATGATCTCGGGGTGAATCTGCCCGGCAGCGCCCTGATTCTCGACTTGCTGGAAGAGATGGAAACGCTGCGGCAGCAATTGGGACATTAA
- the chrA gene encoding chromate efflux transporter has product MNEPAPSQTPPPPVTLGQAFRYWLKLGFISFGGPAGQIAIMHQDLVEKKRWISERRYLHALNYCMLLPGPEAQQLAIYIGWLMHRTWGGIIAGGLFVLPSLLILIVLSWIYMAFGHLPAVAGALYGIKPAVTAIVLFAAYRIGSRALKNWLLWAMAALAFLAIFALHAPFPLIVLVAALLGAAGGKFAPRKFAVGGGHGAARQSHGPALIDDDTPTPAHARFTWKGLSRMLCAGGILWGGAIGLLCARYGWHGALTQMGWFFTKAALLTFGGAYAVLPYVYQGAVEHYQWLTPQQMIDGLALGETTPGPLIMVVTFVGYVAGWTSELFGPDQLFKAGAVAAVVVTYFTFLPSFLFILMGGPLVESTHGNLKFTAPLTGITAAVVGVILNLATFFAYHVFWPQGFAGSFDAVAATIGFFAMAALLRYKAGVIPVIIASGTAGLLLNFVKPWLAQAVG; this is encoded by the coding sequence ATGAATGAACCCGCTCCTTCGCAAACGCCTCCTCCGCCGGTCACTTTAGGACAAGCCTTCCGGTACTGGCTGAAACTCGGTTTCATCAGCTTCGGCGGCCCGGCCGGGCAAATCGCGATCATGCACCAGGATCTGGTCGAGAAGAAACGCTGGATCTCCGAACGGCGCTATCTGCACGCACTCAATTACTGCATGCTGTTGCCCGGCCCCGAAGCCCAGCAGTTGGCGATCTACATCGGCTGGCTCATGCACCGCACCTGGGGCGGCATCATCGCCGGCGGGTTGTTCGTTCTGCCGTCGCTGCTGATTCTGATCGTTTTGAGCTGGATTTACATGGCTTTCGGACATCTGCCCGCTGTTGCCGGAGCGCTCTACGGCATCAAACCGGCGGTTACCGCCATCGTCCTTTTCGCCGCGTACCGGATCGGCTCCCGGGCGTTAAAAAACTGGCTGTTGTGGGCGATGGCGGCGCTGGCGTTTCTCGCCATTTTTGCATTGCATGCGCCGTTTCCGCTGATTGTCTTGGTCGCCGCACTGCTCGGTGCCGCCGGCGGCAAGTTCGCGCCCCGAAAATTCGCCGTCGGCGGCGGACACGGCGCGGCCAGACAAAGTCACGGCCCGGCGCTGATCGACGACGATACGCCGACGCCGGCTCATGCCCGGTTCACCTGGAAAGGCTTGAGCAGAATGCTGTGCGCAGGAGGGATTTTATGGGGCGGAGCGATCGGCTTACTGTGTGCACGCTACGGCTGGCACGGCGCCTTGACGCAGATGGGCTGGTTTTTCACCAAGGCGGCGCTGCTGACCTTCGGCGGCGCGTATGCGGTGCTGCCTTATGTCTATCAAGGCGCAGTCGAACATTATCAGTGGTTGACCCCGCAGCAAATGATCGACGGGCTGGCGCTGGGCGAAACGACGCCGGGACCGCTCATTATGGTGGTGACCTTTGTCGGCTACGTCGCCGGCTGGACAAGTGAACTGTTCGGTCCGGATCAGCTCTTCAAGGCAGGTGCCGTGGCTGCCGTGGTCGTGACTTATTTCACGTTCCTGCCCAGCTTTCTGTTCATTTTGATGGGCGGCCCGCTGGTCGAATCCACGCACGGCAATCTGAAATTCACCGCGCCTCTGACCGGCATTACCGCTGCCGTGGTCGGCGTCATTCTCAATCTCGCCACCTTTTTCGCTTACCACGTTTTCTGGCCGCAAGGCTTCGCGGGAAGTTTTGACGCTGTCGCCGCCACGATCGGCTTCTTCGCGATGGCGGCGCTGTTACGCTATAAAGCCGGGGTAATCCCGGTCATTATCGCTTCTGGTACGGCGGGACTGCTGCTCAATTTTGTCAAACCCTGGCTTGCCCAGGCGGTGGGGTGA